Proteins from a genomic interval of Micromonospora sp. NBC_00389:
- a CDS encoding IucA/IucC family C-terminal-domain containing protein, which yields MPRQDVSVPPLAPVTATMRAMFGTDDLPGLARGLLVDDEFGWAPATTLIDGSRLPELLHAATLRWGGTPHACAALAWKSYSYWTALPVVLGWASARRVPLLDPSDVLIHFEDHRPLLTLGLRRSITVAVLPSDPLALAGRPEVRVVADEAELLAALRASLLDAHLAPLIAAIQAEVRVGTRTLLGSVASGIAHGILRAADGLPGSTVQTIDTLLGALDLADLVELVPGPTGEPSVQRRTCCLAFTLPSPKVCQGCCVRQG from the coding sequence ATGCCGAGGCAGGACGTGTCCGTCCCGCCGCTCGCCCCCGTCACCGCGACGATGCGCGCCATGTTCGGCACCGACGACCTGCCCGGGCTCGCACGGGGCCTGCTGGTCGACGACGAGTTCGGCTGGGCGCCCGCGACCACCCTGATCGACGGCAGCCGGCTTCCCGAACTGCTGCACGCGGCCACCCTGCGCTGGGGCGGCACCCCGCACGCCTGTGCCGCGCTGGCCTGGAAGTCGTACAGCTACTGGACGGCGCTGCCCGTCGTGCTCGGCTGGGCCTCGGCCCGGCGGGTGCCCCTGCTCGACCCGTCCGACGTGCTGATCCACTTCGAGGACCACCGGCCGCTGCTCACCCTGGGCCTGCGCCGCAGCATCACCGTGGCGGTGCTGCCGAGCGACCCGCTGGCGCTCGCCGGCCGCCCTGAGGTGCGGGTCGTCGCCGACGAGGCGGAGCTGCTGGCCGCGCTGCGCGCCTCGCTGCTCGACGCCCACCTGGCCCCGCTCATCGCGGCGATCCAGGCGGAGGTCCGCGTGGGCACCCGGACGCTGCTCGGCTCGGTCGCCTCCGGCATCGCGCACGGCATCCTGCGGGCCGCGGACGGGCTGCCCGGCTCGACGGTGCAGACCATCGACACCCTGCTCGGCGCACTCGACCTGGCCGACCTGGTCGAGCTGGTGCCGGGGCCGACCGGCGAGCCGAGCGTGCAGCGGCGCACCTGCTGCCTCGCCTTCACCCTGCCCAGCCCGAAGGTCTGCCAGGGCTGCTGCGTACGCCAGGGCTGA
- a CDS encoding class I SAM-dependent methyltransferase has product MAEITGDQRVQSEVLEGLATAVNHRRWFVELAVPYLGDDPIEIGSGLGDYALEWSERLPRFTATEADPDRLVQLKERLADRPGIDVRQMLLPHDDRGDYSAAVSYNVLEHIEDHVGALRSMRDLVRPGGAVIIIVPAFQFAMSPADIATGHVRRYTKKTLGTAMTEAGLTIEKIHYANALGLLGYFMATKVFRLMPKEGPMVKVYDTVVLPATKAAEQRIRPPFGQSVFAVARVPA; this is encoded by the coding sequence ATGGCAGAAATCACTGGGGATCAGCGCGTCCAGTCCGAGGTTCTGGAGGGCCTGGCAACCGCTGTCAACCACCGCCGCTGGTTCGTCGAACTGGCGGTGCCGTACCTCGGTGACGACCCGATCGAGATCGGTAGCGGTCTCGGTGACTACGCGCTGGAATGGTCAGAGCGGCTGCCCCGGTTCACCGCCACGGAGGCCGATCCGGACCGACTGGTGCAGCTCAAGGAGCGCCTCGCCGACCGACCTGGCATCGACGTCCGGCAGATGCTGCTGCCGCACGACGACCGGGGCGACTACAGCGCGGCGGTCTCGTACAACGTGCTGGAGCACATCGAGGACCACGTGGGCGCGCTACGCAGCATGCGCGACCTGGTCCGGCCCGGCGGCGCAGTGATCATCATCGTGCCGGCGTTCCAGTTCGCGATGAGCCCGGCCGACATCGCCACCGGCCACGTACGCCGCTACACGAAGAAGACGCTCGGGACGGCGATGACCGAAGCCGGCCTGACCATCGAGAAAATCCACTACGCCAACGCGCTGGGCCTGCTCGGCTACTTCATGGCAACCAAGGTCTTCCGGCTGATGCCGAAGGAAGGCCCGATGGTGAAGGTGTACGACACCGTCGTACTCCCCGCCACCAAGGCCGCCGAGCAGCGCATCCGCCCCCCATTCGGCCAGTCCGTCTTCGCCGTGGCCCGCGTCCCCGCCTGA
- a CDS encoding YbhB/YbcL family Raf kinase inhibitor-like protein, with translation MTLERPIAPDPYELLPTVPSFTLTSDDVQNGEPMDARHAHGSTGGDNVSPQLTWSDFPAETKSFTVTCYDPDAPTGSGFWHWVLVNVPVDVTQLPRGAGGAAGTDLGGAFSVRNDYGAQGYGGAAPPTGDRPHRYVFAVHALDVDRLDLTPDATPAYVGFNLTFHTLARAVIRPTYQIKD, from the coding sequence ATGACCCTGGAACGACCGATTGCCCCGGACCCGTACGAGCTGCTGCCGACGGTGCCCTCGTTCACCCTGACCAGTGACGACGTGCAGAACGGCGAGCCGATGGACGCTCGGCACGCACACGGCAGCACCGGCGGTGACAACGTCTCCCCGCAGCTGACGTGGTCGGACTTCCCCGCCGAGACGAAGAGCTTCACCGTGACCTGTTACGACCCGGACGCGCCGACCGGCAGCGGCTTCTGGCACTGGGTGCTGGTAAACGTGCCGGTCGACGTCACGCAGCTGCCCCGCGGCGCGGGTGGCGCGGCGGGCACCGACCTGGGTGGGGCGTTCTCGGTCCGCAACGACTACGGTGCGCAGGGCTACGGCGGGGCGGCCCCGCCGACCGGTGACCGCCCGCACCGGTACGTCTTCGCGGTGCACGCCCTGGACGTCGACCGCCTGGACCTGACCCCCGACGCCACCCCCGCCTACGTCGGCTTCAACCTCACGTTCCACACCCTCGCCCGAGCGGTGATCCGCCCCACCTACCAGATCAAGGACTGA
- a CDS encoding low temperature requirement protein A → MRQIFAPRPVVTAETHRTTLFEIFFDLVFVFGLIRVTEFMSARPAPMTLAQGFLVLLLLWISWLVYSWLGNQAQIDVGLIRAGTTVAMAAVFLAGLVIPDVWKSGPGTLEPRLVLVLAYVVVRVIHLALYYWAAAGDRRLRRTIRLYALSTALSWIPLVIGAVSGGTAQILLWTAALAVDLAGGVVASVLSGWPVRSPGHFVERHSLVVIIALGESLISVGAGVGAGMVRGPVLLGGLLTLTVTVCLYRLYSEHAATAGRALRTESGLRRGHLAANAYSVVHFPLIAGTIYLALGVEQVLARLAHDQAHHTAELRLDWTPAVALFGGTALYLAGRATFLSLSVRSVTPGQLLAPGAALLLIPAGRFLPGLAALGLLTAFLVVLVSYEAVSRRRRGSGGPNESA, encoded by the coding sequence ATGAGGCAGATCTTCGCGCCACGACCGGTGGTGACTGCGGAGACGCACCGGACGACCCTGTTCGAGATCTTCTTCGATCTGGTGTTCGTCTTCGGTCTCATCAGGGTCACCGAGTTCATGAGCGCGCGGCCTGCGCCGATGACCCTGGCGCAGGGATTCCTGGTCCTCCTGCTGCTGTGGATCTCCTGGTTGGTCTACTCCTGGCTGGGAAACCAGGCCCAGATCGATGTCGGGCTGATCCGTGCCGGTACCACCGTCGCCATGGCAGCCGTCTTCCTCGCAGGTCTCGTCATCCCCGACGTCTGGAAATCCGGGCCGGGAACGTTGGAACCGCGGCTGGTCCTGGTGCTGGCCTACGTCGTGGTGAGGGTGATTCATCTGGCCCTCTACTACTGGGCGGCGGCGGGCGACAGGCGGCTGCGCAGGACCATTCGCCTCTACGCCCTCTCCACCGCGCTGTCCTGGATACCGCTCGTCATCGGTGCCGTATCCGGCGGGACCGCGCAGATCCTGCTCTGGACAGCGGCGCTCGCCGTCGACCTGGCCGGCGGAGTGGTCGCCTCCGTTCTGAGTGGATGGCCGGTACGCAGCCCGGGCCACTTCGTGGAGCGACACAGCCTCGTGGTGATCATCGCGCTGGGCGAATCCCTGATCTCGGTCGGCGCCGGGGTCGGGGCTGGGATGGTCCGTGGACCGGTCCTGCTGGGCGGGCTACTCACTCTCACCGTCACGGTGTGCCTGTACCGGCTGTACTCCGAGCACGCGGCGACCGCCGGGAGGGCGCTGAGGACGGAGTCCGGCCTGCGGCGGGGCCATCTGGCCGCCAACGCCTACAGCGTTGTCCATTTCCCGCTGATCGCCGGGACCATCTACCTGGCGCTGGGGGTCGAGCAGGTGCTCGCCCGCCTGGCACACGATCAGGCTCACCACACCGCCGAGTTGCGCCTGGACTGGACCCCGGCGGTCGCGCTGTTCGGTGGGACTGCCCTGTACCTCGCGGGCAGGGCAACCTTCCTGAGCCTCAGCGTCCGGTCCGTGACGCCGGGACAACTTCTTGCCCCCGGTGCGGCGCTGCTGCTGATTCCCGCCGGCCGGTTCCTGCCCGGCCTGGCCGCTCTCGGGCTGCTCACCGCGTTCCTCGTCGTCCTTGTCAGCTACGAGGCGGTGTCCAGGCGCAGGCGAGGTTCCGGTGGCCCGAACGAGAGCGCCTGA
- a CDS encoding NAD(P)H-quinone oxidoreductase: MRAITVPQPGGPDALVWAEVPDPEPGPDEVIVDVRASGVNRADLLQRQGHYPPPPGAPEYLGLECSGVITATGAEVIEWAVGQQVCALLAGGGYAEKVAVPAGQLLPVPAGVDLVDAAALPEVACTVWSNVVRLGRLGSGDTLLVQGGGSGIGTFAIQLGAALGATVVATARGAKHPQLVELGAAHTIDYRDQDFVKEVRQLTDGHGADVILDIMGASYLGRNVAALATGGRLVVIGLQGGRKAELDLGALLTKRASVAATSLRTRPLAEKAEIVRGVRDEVWPLIEAGKIRPVVDRRLPMTDAADAHRLVESSDHFGKVLLTIG; the protein is encoded by the coding sequence ATGCGAGCCATCACCGTTCCGCAGCCCGGTGGACCCGACGCACTCGTCTGGGCCGAGGTCCCCGATCCCGAGCCCGGCCCGGACGAGGTGATCGTGGACGTGCGGGCCAGCGGGGTCAACCGCGCGGACCTGCTACAGCGGCAGGGGCACTATCCACCACCGCCGGGTGCGCCCGAATACCTCGGGCTGGAGTGCTCCGGGGTGATCACCGCGACCGGCGCGGAGGTGATCGAGTGGGCCGTCGGTCAGCAGGTCTGCGCGCTGCTGGCCGGCGGCGGGTACGCCGAGAAGGTCGCGGTACCCGCCGGGCAGCTGCTGCCGGTGCCCGCCGGCGTCGACCTGGTCGACGCCGCCGCGCTGCCCGAGGTGGCCTGCACGGTCTGGTCGAACGTGGTCCGGCTGGGCCGGCTCGGCTCGGGTGACACGCTGCTGGTGCAGGGCGGTGGCAGCGGGATCGGCACCTTCGCCATCCAGCTCGGGGCCGCCCTCGGTGCCACGGTCGTGGCCACGGCTCGGGGGGCCAAGCACCCGCAGCTAGTTGAACTGGGCGCGGCGCACACGATCGACTACCGCGACCAGGACTTCGTCAAGGAGGTCCGGCAACTCACCGACGGCCACGGCGCCGACGTCATCCTCGACATCATGGGCGCCTCCTACCTGGGCCGCAACGTCGCGGCGTTGGCCACCGGTGGCCGGCTGGTGGTGATCGGGCTACAGGGTGGCCGCAAGGCGGAACTGGACCTCGGCGCGCTGCTGACCAAGCGGGCCAGCGTCGCGGCGACCTCGCTGCGCACCCGGCCGCTGGCCGAGAAGGCGGAGATCGTCCGGGGCGTACGGGACGAGGTGTGGCCGTTGATCGAGGCTGGCAAGATCCGGCCGGTGGTGGACCGGCGGCTGCCGATGACCGACGCGGCGGACGCACACCGGCTGGTCGAGTCGAGCGACCACTTCGGCAAGGTGCTGCTCACCATCGGGTGA
- the soxR gene encoding redox-sensitive transcriptional activator SoxR, with amino-acid sequence MQDSLTIGELSVRSGVAPSALRYYERLGLIRADRTGGNQRRYARAELRRVAFIRISQQVGVSLDEIRAALDSLPNARTPSPQDWARLSASWRGRLDEKIRLLSKLRDDLDGCIGCGCLSLQRCALYNPGDALAGEGPGARLMLPGAAADTSA; translated from the coding sequence ATGCAGGACTCCCTGACGATCGGCGAGCTGTCGGTTCGCTCCGGCGTGGCGCCGTCGGCGCTGCGCTACTACGAACGGCTCGGTCTGATCCGCGCCGACCGTACCGGTGGCAACCAACGCCGGTACGCGCGCGCCGAGCTGCGGCGGGTTGCCTTCATCCGGATCTCCCAGCAGGTCGGCGTCTCGCTGGACGAGATCCGCGCGGCGCTGGACTCGCTGCCCAACGCCCGCACTCCCAGCCCTCAGGACTGGGCGCGGCTCTCCGCCAGCTGGCGGGGTCGGCTGGACGAGAAGATCCGGCTGCTCAGCAAGCTCCGCGACGACCTGGATGGTTGTATCGGCTGCGGCTGCCTGTCGCTGCAGCGCTGCGCGCTCTACAACCCGGGTGACGCCCTGGCCGGCGAGGGCCCCGGCGCCCGTCTGATGCTGCCCGGGGCAGCGGCCGACACATCCGCCTGA
- a CDS encoding glycosyltransferase family 2 protein, whose protein sequence is MKLSILMPVYNEEERIADALKQALAVDYPCEIELVVVDDGSRDGTGEILGRADDARLRVITHQRNAGKGAAIKTAVESAEGDYMVILDADLEYDPQDIPKLLDPVLDGRATVVYGNRTFGSHSAYSFWYVMGNKGVTMAANVLFNSYIGDLETCFKLMPVALYRSLEVRSRGFGMEAEVTGKLLRRRIRPYEVPISYRARGREEGKKITWKDGVEAIWILGRERARRRPVASTR, encoded by the coding sequence GTGAAGCTCTCGATCCTCATGCCGGTCTACAACGAGGAAGAACGCATCGCGGATGCCCTCAAGCAGGCATTGGCGGTGGACTATCCGTGCGAAATCGAGCTGGTCGTGGTCGACGACGGCAGCCGGGACGGCACCGGTGAGATCCTCGGTCGCGCCGACGACGCACGCCTGCGGGTCATCACCCACCAGCGCAACGCCGGTAAGGGTGCGGCCATCAAGACGGCGGTCGAAAGCGCCGAGGGCGACTACATGGTCATCCTCGACGCCGATCTGGAGTACGACCCGCAGGACATCCCCAAGCTGCTCGACCCGGTGCTCGACGGGCGGGCCACGGTGGTCTACGGCAATCGCACCTTCGGCAGCCACAGCGCCTACAGCTTCTGGTACGTGATGGGCAACAAGGGCGTCACGATGGCGGCGAACGTGCTGTTCAACTCGTACATCGGCGACCTGGAGACCTGCTTCAAGCTGATGCCGGTGGCGCTGTACCGGTCGCTTGAGGTGCGCTCGCGCGGCTTCGGCATGGAGGCCGAGGTGACCGGCAAGCTGCTGCGCCGCCGGATCCGGCCGTACGAGGTGCCGATCAGCTACCGGGCACGTGGCCGGGAAGAGGGCAAGAAGATCACCTGGAAGGACGGCGTCGAGGCGATCTGGATCCTCGGCCGGGAACGCGCCCGCCGTCGTCCCGTCGCGTCCACCCGCTGA
- a CDS encoding glycosyltransferase family 39 protein, with protein sequence MSAAGSLLAVVPAAAVLLLTVATRPGGVGAVAPLRLAVLRAALLTGAYAVLVVELLGALHALTRPAFVAAWLLFLAAAATAAGLRRRRMTQLAQPPAAAPRQVPVGAGVPAAAGLEAPAPVTEGGEAGRGPAPVRVDRTPAGLLATAIDAWRTAGRGERLLAGAVGGLVLVELLVALLAEPNNFDSQTYHLPKVEHWVAQGDLDFWPTAIHRQVTIPPGAEYLLLHLRLLTGGDQLYNLVQWAAGVVCLLVAARITAQLGGGRRAQLITAFVLASTPMVVLQATSTQTDLVCAAWVACAATLVLDGLRRRTGWGTLLGLGAATGLTAVTKTSGLVAVGPLLVLWGLAQLRLALTDTATPTDTTAADAAPGGVRRSRPAGGVARTVGASVLILLVAAVVVGPFLARVTAEFGHPLGPPRLRESIPMERHDPPSILVNALRIGHTAFDTPLAPLRHAGAEAIIGGAEAIGVDPQDRAITFGREVFPEPAWYPDEDRVAFPIAGALALIGAAVALARPRRIDPGQAGPLRGYAVVVLATVLLHTSMIKWQPWGNRLLLYALVLAVPLAGLWLDALFRRHSVAATGMPGTAAGTAGATRAGMTGGGRRSVATLAAVTVLATSALAGVLALSYGFPRRLVGAGSVFTTSDWDTRFLRRPQWADEFRWAAASVRDSGAHRIGLVQQNDNWEYPWWLLLRQPDGRSPELVALQSVLPERPPADPTSVEAIVCTGSQPACAKLVPAGWRLEFRGYVGYALPPGR encoded by the coding sequence ATGTCGGCTGCCGGCTCTCTGCTCGCGGTGGTGCCAGCCGCCGCGGTGCTCCTGCTCACCGTCGCGACGAGGCCGGGCGGGGTCGGCGCGGTGGCACCGCTACGGCTCGCCGTGCTGCGCGCCGCCCTGCTCACAGGCGCGTACGCGGTGCTCGTCGTCGAGTTGCTCGGCGCGCTGCACGCGCTGACCCGGCCAGCGTTCGTCGCCGCCTGGCTGCTCTTCCTGGCCGCCGCGGCGACGGCAGCCGGACTGCGGCGACGCCGGATGACCCAGCTCGCGCAGCCGCCGGCTGCGGCACCCCGTCAGGTGCCGGTCGGCGCCGGGGTACCCGCCGCCGCCGGTCTGGAGGCACCCGCCCCGGTCACGGAGGGCGGTGAGGCCGGGCGCGGCCCCGCGCCGGTCCGGGTCGATCGGACGCCCGCCGGCCTGCTCGCCACGGCGATCGACGCCTGGCGTACGGCGGGTCGCGGCGAGCGGCTGCTCGCCGGCGCGGTCGGCGGGCTGGTGCTGGTGGAGCTGCTGGTCGCACTGCTGGCCGAGCCGAACAACTTCGACTCGCAGACGTACCACCTGCCCAAGGTGGAGCACTGGGTGGCCCAGGGCGACCTGGACTTCTGGCCCACCGCCATCCACCGGCAGGTGACCATCCCGCCCGGGGCCGAGTATCTGCTGCTGCACCTGCGCCTACTCACCGGTGGGGACCAGCTGTACAACCTGGTGCAGTGGGCGGCCGGGGTGGTCTGCCTGCTGGTGGCCGCCCGGATCACCGCGCAGCTCGGCGGCGGCCGACGAGCCCAGTTGATCACCGCGTTCGTGCTGGCCAGCACGCCCATGGTGGTGCTACAGGCGACGAGCACGCAGACCGACCTGGTCTGCGCGGCGTGGGTGGCCTGCGCCGCGACCCTGGTGCTGGACGGGCTGCGCCGGCGCACCGGCTGGGGCACCCTGCTGGGGCTGGGCGCGGCCACCGGGCTGACCGCGGTGACCAAGACCAGCGGCCTGGTCGCGGTCGGCCCGCTGCTGGTGCTCTGGGGGTTGGCCCAGCTGCGACTGGCCCTGACCGACACCGCCACACCGACCGATACGACAGCGGCCGACGCGGCACCCGGTGGGGTGCGGCGGTCCCGGCCGGCTGGCGGGGTGGCCCGCACGGTCGGCGCTTCGGTGCTGATCCTGCTGGTCGCGGCCGTGGTGGTCGGTCCGTTCCTGGCCCGGGTGACGGCCGAGTTCGGGCACCCGCTGGGACCGCCCCGACTGCGCGAGTCGATTCCGATGGAACGGCACGATCCGCCGTCGATCCTGGTCAACGCGCTGCGGATCGGGCACACGGCGTTCGACACGCCGCTGGCACCGCTACGCCACGCCGGCGCCGAGGCGATCATCGGTGGCGCGGAGGCGATCGGGGTCGACCCGCAGGACCGGGCCATCACCTTCGGCCGGGAGGTCTTTCCCGAGCCCGCCTGGTACCCGGACGAGGACCGGGTGGCGTTCCCGATCGCCGGGGCGCTGGCGCTGATCGGCGCGGCGGTCGCGCTCGCCCGGCCGCGCCGGATCGACCCCGGGCAGGCCGGGCCGCTGCGCGGGTACGCGGTGGTGGTGCTGGCCACCGTGCTGCTGCACACCTCGATGATCAAATGGCAGCCGTGGGGCAACCGACTGCTCCTCTACGCCCTGGTCCTCGCCGTACCGCTGGCCGGGCTCTGGCTGGACGCGCTCTTCCGCCGCCACTCCGTCGCGGCAACCGGCATGCCGGGCACCGCGGCCGGCACGGCTGGCGCGACCCGGGCCGGGATGACTGGCGGCGGGCGTCGGTCGGTGGCCACGTTGGCGGCGGTCACCGTGCTGGCCACCTCCGCGCTGGCCGGGGTGCTGGCGCTGTCGTACGGCTTCCCGCGCAGGCTGGTCGGTGCGGGCTCGGTCTTCACCACCTCGGACTGGGACACCCGGTTCCTGCGTCGCCCCCAGTGGGCCGACGAGTTCCGCTGGGCCGCTGCGTCGGTCCGCGACAGCGGTGCGCACCGGATCGGGCTGGTGCAGCAGAACGACAACTGGGAGTACCCGTGGTGGCTGCTGCTGCGGCAGCCGGACGGACGCTCACCGGAGTTGGTGGCGTTGCAGTCCGTGCTGCCAGAACGACCGCCGGCCGACCCCACCTCGGTGGAGGCGATCGTCTGCACCGGCAGCCAGCCT